GAGGTCAGCAGCGACTTCGGCCTCGACAGCGCCGAGGTCGTCGTAGCCGGTCTGGTCTGCGGCGACGCGCAGCGCCGGGATGTAACACGAGATGTAGTCCGCCGCCAGCACCTGGTTCGGAGACGGACCGTCCTCGCTCAGCGCGTCGACGACCAGTTCCCAGTCGTCGTCGATGACGTTCGTGACCGTGTACCCTTCCT
Above is a genomic segment from Halomicrobium sp. LC1Hm containing:
- a CDS encoding OsmC family protein; this encodes MADIEVSSTCEEGYTVTNVIDDDWELVVDALSEDGPSPNQVLAADYISCYIPALRVAADQTGYDDLGAVEAEVAADLDDDDDLEAVAFEIEVEADLGDDVEEIVELGEEICHVHSALQDELHAEITLHDDAL